One window of the Actinomyces procaprae genome contains the following:
- a CDS encoding CpaF family protein, whose translation MDAAALLHTEIRELVRRRGVDPLTDTSALEALVAEASADYVSRADAGLVPPLPDPEEAGARAVDALAGLGPLQRYLDDDTVEEVWCNAPGRVFVARSGRPELTTTLLEDEELRVLVERMLRTSGRRLDLASPFVDAQLPSGERLHVVIPPITSQHWAVNIRKHTSRAARTSDLVRMGSLTAQAAAFLDASVQAGLNILVSGATQAGKTTMVRALAGAIPAGQRVITCEEVFELALRNRDCVAMQTRAPNLEGMGEISLRRLVKEALRMRPDRLLIGEVREAEALDLLIAMNSGLPSMSTLHANSAREAVVKICTLPLLAGENVSAGFVVPTVASAVDLVVHLDLGADGHRQVREIAAISGRVENGTIEMADVFIRDGADRLVRGPGMPPATERYARAGHDLAALLTGEGQYTRTATQAATPVSGEWS comes from the coding sequence ATGGATGCCGCAGCGCTGCTGCACACCGAGATTCGCGAGCTGGTCCGCCGTCGCGGTGTTGACCCGCTGACGGACACCTCCGCCCTGGAGGCGCTCGTCGCCGAGGCGAGTGCCGACTACGTCTCCCGTGCTGACGCCGGGCTCGTACCGCCGCTACCAGATCCTGAGGAGGCCGGGGCGCGCGCCGTCGACGCGCTCGCCGGCCTGGGGCCGCTGCAGCGCTACCTCGACGACGACACCGTGGAGGAGGTGTGGTGCAACGCCCCGGGGCGCGTCTTCGTTGCCCGTTCCGGCCGCCCCGAGCTGACCACTACGCTGCTGGAGGATGAGGAGCTGCGTGTCCTGGTGGAGCGCATGCTGCGCACCTCCGGGCGCCGCCTGGACCTGGCCAGCCCTTTCGTGGATGCGCAGCTGCCCAGCGGTGAACGCCTGCATGTGGTGATCCCGCCCATCACCTCGCAGCACTGGGCGGTGAACATCCGCAAGCACACCTCCCGGGCCGCCCGCACCAGTGACCTGGTGCGCATGGGCTCGCTGACCGCACAGGCTGCGGCCTTCCTGGACGCCTCCGTGCAAGCGGGCCTGAACATCCTCGTCTCCGGTGCCACTCAGGCCGGCAAGACCACGATGGTGCGGGCGCTGGCCGGCGCCATACCCGCCGGACAGCGCGTGATCACCTGCGAAGAGGTATTCGAGCTGGCGCTACGCAACCGAGACTGCGTGGCCATGCAGACCCGCGCCCCCAATCTGGAGGGGATGGGGGAGATCAGCCTGCGCCGCCTCGTCAAGGAGGCGCTGCGCATGCGCCCCGACCGCCTGCTGATCGGTGAGGTGCGGGAGGCCGAGGCCCTCGACCTGCTGATAGCCATGAACTCCGGGCTGCCCTCAATGTCAACATTGCACGCGAACTCAGCCCGGGAGGCGGTGGTGAAGATCTGCACCCTGCCGCTGCTGGCGGGTGAGAACGTCAGCGCAGGCTTCGTCGTGCCGACCGTCGCCAGTGCAGTCGACCTGGTGGTCCACCTGGACCTAGGCGCCGACGGGCACCGCCAGGTGCGGGAGATCGCCGCCATTTCCGGGAGAGTGGAGAACGGAACCATCGAGATGGCCGACGTCTTCATCCGCGACGGTGCGGATCGGCTGGTGCGCGGGCCGGGCATGCCACCCGCAACTGAACGCTATGCCCGCGCCGGCCACGACCTGGCCGCGCTACTGACCGGCGAGGGCCAGTACACCCGCACCGCCACTCAGGCGGCTACCCCCGTATCCGGGGAGTGGTCCTGA